Proteins found in one Pantanalinema sp. genomic segment:
- a CDS encoding electron transfer flavoprotein subunit beta/FixA family protein — MAGYHIVVTVKQVPDTTDVKLDPRTGVLARDTIKGIINPEDKHALELALGLKGAEGRVTVLSMGPETARDALKEALAMGADAAYLVSDPQAAGSDALATARVLKAALDKLEPADVVLTGRRSIDGWTGAVAPMVAELSARPLVSAIRSATLSDGKLVAEQEWQGAYQQVESPLPVVASVTREAKTPRLATAMGIMKAAKKPLTTWSLADLGVEAQAVGLSGALTKVVRVARVGK, encoded by the coding sequence ATGGCTGGCTATCACATCGTCGTCACCGTCAAGCAGGTCCCCGACACCACCGACGTCAAGCTCGACCCCAGGACCGGGGTGCTGGCGCGGGACACGATCAAGGGGATCATCAACCCCGAGGACAAGCACGCCCTGGAGCTGGCGCTTGGCCTCAAGGGCGCAGAGGGCCGGGTCACGGTCCTCTCCATGGGCCCCGAGACGGCAAGGGATGCCCTCAAGGAGGCCCTCGCCATGGGGGCCGATGCGGCCTACCTGGTCAGCGATCCGCAGGCGGCGGGCTCGGATGCGCTCGCGACGGCGCGGGTCCTCAAGGCGGCCCTCGACAAGCTCGAGCCGGCGGACGTGGTCCTGACGGGGCGACGCTCCATCGACGGCTGGACCGGGGCGGTGGCCCCCATGGTCGCCGAGCTGAGCGCTCGGCCCCTGGTCTCGGCGATCCGCTCGGCCACCCTCTCGGACGGCAAGCTCGTCGCCGAGCAGGAGTGGCAGGGCGCCTACCAGCAGGTCGAGAGCCCGCTGCCCGTCGTGGCCTCGGTGACCCGAGAGGCCAAGACCCCGCGCCTCGCGACGGCAATGGGGATCATGAAGGCCGCGAAGAAGCCCCTGACCACCTGGTCCCTGGCGGATCTCGGGGTGGAGGCGCAGGCGGTGGGCCTCTCGGGCGCGCTGACCAAGGTCGTGCGCGTGGCCCGCGTCGGCAAGTAG